The proteins below come from a single Streptomyces sp. M92 genomic window:
- a CDS encoding ABC transporter ATP-binding protein has product MAEPSATEPEHPERGSGDDAVIATRALTKRYRGGQLAVDGLDLTVPAGSVFGFLGPNGSGKTTTIRMLMGLIEPTSGTAAVLGRPVPRDAHAVLPQVGALIEGPALYGFLSGRDNLLRYDSADPTADPRTRRERVAAALDRVGLAAAAGKKARAYSLGMKQRLGLAAALLQPRRLLVLDEPTNGLDPQGMREIRTLVRELASDGTTVFLSSHLLDEIEQVCTHAAVMARGRLITQGPVADLSAGARGRLVVTTPDTGEAARVLKEQGAGDVAVAEDRVTAEPPDRDLADLNAALVTAGVRVRGFGVERASLEDAFVALTGEGFDVAS; this is encoded by the coding sequence ATGGCCGAACCGTCCGCCACCGAGCCGGAGCACCCGGAGCGCGGGAGCGGGGACGACGCCGTCATCGCCACCCGCGCCCTCACCAAGCGCTACCGCGGCGGACAGCTCGCCGTGGACGGTCTCGACCTGACCGTCCCGGCGGGCAGCGTCTTCGGCTTCCTCGGCCCCAACGGCTCCGGCAAGACCACCACCATCCGCATGCTGATGGGCCTGATCGAGCCCACCTCGGGCACCGCCGCCGTACTGGGGAGACCCGTGCCGCGCGACGCCCACGCCGTACTGCCCCAGGTCGGCGCCCTCATCGAGGGCCCGGCCCTGTACGGCTTCCTCTCCGGCCGCGACAACCTGCTGCGCTACGACTCCGCCGACCCGACCGCCGACCCCCGCACCCGGCGCGAACGCGTCGCCGCCGCGCTGGACCGGGTGGGCCTCGCGGCGGCCGCCGGCAAGAAGGCGAGGGCGTACTCGCTCGGCATGAAGCAGCGACTCGGGCTCGCCGCGGCGCTGCTCCAGCCGCGCCGCCTGCTCGTCCTGGACGAGCCCACCAACGGACTCGACCCGCAGGGCATGCGCGAGATCCGCACACTGGTGCGCGAACTCGCATCCGACGGCACCACGGTCTTCCTCTCCTCCCACCTGCTGGACGAGATCGAGCAGGTCTGCACGCACGCCGCCGTGATGGCGCGGGGGCGGCTGATCACCCAGGGCCCGGTCGCCGACCTGTCGGCCGGGGCCCGCGGCCGGCTGGTGGTGACCACGCCGGACACGGGGGAGGCGGCCCGGGTGTTGAAGGAGCAGGGAGCCGGCGACGTGGCCGTCGCCGAGGACCGGGTGACGGCGGAACCACCCGACCGCGACCTCGCCGACCTGAACGCCGCCCTGGTCACGGCCGGCGTCCGGGTCCGCGGCTTCGGCGTGGAACGGGCGTCGCTGGAGGACGCGTTCGTGGCGCTGACCGGGGAGGGCTTCGATGTCGCAAGCTGA